Within Waddliaceae bacterium, the genomic segment AAAAGCAGGGCTATATCAAAACAATACTTCCTTCCAACGACGGCGCTGATGGTGGGTTCGTCACAAACTTCTCGCTATAGAACATCTACAAATTACTAATAATTATAGATTTAGAGCTGCTATAAAATAAATAGCTACGTTAAAGTATAGAACAAAAAAAATCTTTTAAGGGAATTGAAAATGCAAGCACTAAGTCTTTTTGATGATCATAGAATTCTTTCGGACAAGGATAATTTATTTTTGACGTTTGATCCTAACGCACATATAATCTTCTTGGAAGGTGAAGAAATTATAATTCAATCGCGAATAAGCAGGTTGGTGGGGGCGTTGTTTAAAAATCAGTCACAACATTTAGAAGGATATAATGCTATCAAACCTGTCGCATTAAAAATCATAAATGATATTAATTCATATATTAAAGTCGATGAAAGACACCAACCTGATAATTTAAAAATAATTAAAGAGTTCGAATTGCTTAAGCTAATAGCAACCGATATGAGCGAAGAACTTTTAGAAGTAGCTGGCAAAGCGAGAGCGCTGGGGTATATATATATTAATGAATTTCAGAGAAGTTTAACGCTATGTGAAGGGGCGAGTGTAGATCAGAGTTTCTATAGCCACCAAGCCCTTCTCTTGAAAAGATCTCGTGAATTATTTAAAAAGTCTTATGAAAAAGGCGATAATTACGCTGGTCTCATTCTTGCTTATGCGTATGGTAAAAAATGTATTAAAGAAGACCCTGATTATAAAGAATCTGCAAGGCTGTATGAGGTCGCCGCCGCAGAAGATTTTCCAGAAGCAATGAATAACCTTGGAAGGTTATATAAAAGAGGTCATATTGGTCGTATTGAAATAAAAGGGCAAGAGTCTGTTCCAAACTATGCAAAAGCTGCCGAATGGTATGAAAAAGCAGCCGCAAAAGGTCTCCCAAAAGCAATGAATAACCTTGGGATTTTATATGAACAAGGTCATATTGGTCGTATTAAAATAAAAGAGCAAAAGTCTGTTTCAAACTATGCAAAAGCTGCCAACTGGTATAGAAAAGCCGGCGAAGCAGGTTACTCCATAGCAATGTACAACCTTGGACTTTTATATAATAAAGGTCGTATTGGTCGTATCGAAATAAAAGGGCAAGAGTCTGTTCCAGATTATGCAGAAGCTGCCAGGCTGTATGAGGTCGCCGCCGCAGAAGATTTTCCAGAAGCAATGAATAACCTTGGGTGTTTATATAAAAAAGGTCATATTGGTCTTATTGAAAGAGAAGGGCAAGATCCTGTTCCAGACTATGCAGAAGCTGCCAGGTTGTTTAGAGCCGCTGCCGCAAAAGGTATCCCAGAAGCAATGAATAACCTTGGGTGTTTATATAAAAAAGGTCATATTGGTCTTATTGAAATAGAAGGTCAAGATCCTGTTCCAAATTATGCAGAAGCTGCCAAGTTGTTTAGAGCCGCTGCCGCAAAAGGTATCCCAGAAGCAATGAATAGCCTTGGGATTTTATATGAACAAGGTCATATTGGTCGTATTAAAATAAAAGAGCAAAAGTCTGTTTCAAACTATGCA encodes:
- a CDS encoding sel1 repeat family protein; the encoded protein is MQALSLFDDHRILSDKDNLFLTFDPNAHIIFLEGEEIIIQSRISRLVGALFKNQSQHLEGYNAIKPVALKIINDINSYIKVDERHQPDNLKIIKEFELLKLIATDMSEELLEVAGKARALGYIYINEFQRSLTLCEGASVDQSFYSHQALLLKRSRELFKKSYEKGDNYAGLILAYAYGKKCIKEDPDYKESARLYEVAAAEDFPEAMNNLGRLYKRGHIGRIEIKGQESVPNYAKAAEWYEKAAAKGLPKAMNNLGILYEQGHIGRIKIKEQKSVSNYAKAANWYRKAGEAGYSIAMYNLGLLYNKGRIGRIEIKGQESVPDYAEAARLYEVAAAEDFPEAMNNLGCLYKKGHIGLIEREGQDPVPDYAEAARLFRAAAAKGIPEAMNNLGCLYKKGHIGLIEIEGQDPVPNYAEAAKLFRAAAAKGIPEAMNSLGILYEQGHIGRIKIKEQKSVSNYA